One Burkholderia gladioli genomic window, TGGGCGTGCTGATCGAGGTGCCGGTGATGCTGCTGGTGGTGCGCGTCGTCAACCGCTCGCGCGCCTGGTACGAGCGCGCCTGACTTCCCAAGGAGAGCCTCATGAGCGAGGTCACCATCTATCACAACCCCGATTGCGGGACCTCGCGCAACACGCTCGCGATGATCCGCCACGCCGGCATCGAGCCGCGTATCGTCCACTACCTGCTCACGCCGCCCGATCGCGACACGCTGCTCGGGTTGATCGCGGCGATGGGCATCGCCCCTCGCGAATTGCTCCGCCGCAAGGACACGCCCCACGAGGCGCTCGGGCTCGACGATCCGGCCTGGCGCGACGAGCAGTTGATCGACTTCATGCTCGCGCATCCGATCCTGATCAACCGGCCGATCGTGGTCACGCCGCGCGGCACGCGGCTCTGCCGTCCTTCCGAGACGGTGCTCGAGCTGTTGCCGGCGGGCCCGCGAGGACCGTTCGCGAAGGAGGACGGCGAAGTGGTGATCGACGCGGAGGGCCGACGTGTCCGCCCCGCTTGATACCCTGCTGCCGCAATTGGACGCCGCCGCGTTTCGTGTGCCGGCGCTCGCCGAGCTGCTCGGCAAACCCGCGCCCGATCACGCGCCGCGTTTCCTGCTGCTGCACGGCTCGTTGCGCGAACGCTCCTACAGCCGCCTGCTCGCGCAGGAAGCAGCGCGCCTGCTGAGCGCGATGGGCGGCGAGGTGAGGCTCTACGATCCGCATGGCCTGCCGCTGCCCGACGACGCGCCGGAAACGCATCCGAAGGTGGCCGAGCTGCGCGAGCTCGCGCAATGGTCGGAAGGCATGGTGTGGTGCTCGCCCGAGCGTCACGGCGCGATGACCGGCATCATGAAATCGCAGATCGACTGGATCCCCCTCGCGAGCGGCGCGATCCGCCCGACCCAGGGCAAGACGCTGGCGCTGATGCAGGTCAGCGGCGGCTCCCAGTCGTTCAATGCGCTCAACCAGATGCGCGTGCTCGGCCGCTGGATGCGCATGCTGACGATCCCGAACCAGTCCTCGGTGGCCAAGGCCTACCAGGAGTTCGACGAGGACGGCCGGATGAAGCCGTCGCCCTATTTCGATCGGGTGGTCGACGTGATGGAGGAACTGATGAAGTTCACCCTGCTCACGCGCGGCGCCGGCAGCTATCTGGTGGATCGCTACAGCGAACGGCGCGAGCAGGCCGAGGCGCTGTCCAAGCGCATGAACCAGGCCAGCCTCTGAACGATATTCCGGTCTGCCAACGAAAAAGCGGGAACGCCTTCGCGTTCCCGCTTTTCCTTCGCGCGCCAGTCGCGAGCGCTGCGCTTACTTCCGGTCGACCACGATCCGGTCGAAGGTACCGCCGTCGGCGAAATGCGTCTTCTGCACCTGGTCCCAGCTGCCGAACACCTGCTCGACGCTGAAGGTCTTGAGCGGCTTGAACTCGGCCGCGTGCTGCTTGAGCACGGCCGGATCGCGCGGGCGCAGGTGGTGCTGCGCGATGATCTCCTGCCCGGCCGGCGAATACAGGTAGTCGAGATAGGCCTGCGCCACCTTGCGCGTGCCCTTCTTGTCGACCACCTTGTCGACCAGCGCCACGGGCGGCTCGGCCAGGATGCTGCTGGACGGATAGACCGCGTCGAACTGCTGGCCCGAGCTGCCGCTGTCCATCAGCGCGACCTCGTTCTCGAAGGTCACCAGCACGTCGCCGATCTCGCGCTGCGTGAAGGTGGTGGTGGCGCCGCGACCGCCCGCGTCGAGCACCGGCACGTTGCGGAAGATCGCCTTCTCGAACTCGAGCGCCTGCTCGTCGCTGGCGCCCTTGAGCTTCTGGTAGCCCCAGGCGGCCAGGTAGGCGTAGCGGCCGTTGCCCGAGGTCTTCGGGTTGGCGATCACCACCTGCACGCCGGGCTTGGCCAGGTCGCTCCAGTCGCGGATCTGCTTGGGGTTGCCGTGGCGCACCAGGAACACCATGGTGGTCGAGTACGGCGAGCTGTTGTCGGGCAGGCGCTTGCGCCAGTCCTTGGGCAGCAACTGGCCGCGCTCGGCGAGCAGGTCGATGTCGTTGGGCTGGTTCATGGTGACCACGTCGGCCTGCAGGCCTTGCAGCACCGACAGCGCCTGCGCGCTGGAGGCGCCGTGCGACTGGCGGATCGAGACGGTCTCGCCGGTCTTCTGCTTCCAGGCGGCGGCGAAACCGGCGTCGATATCCTTGTAGAGCTCGCGCGTCACGTCGTAGGACACGTTCAGCAACGCGGTGTCCGCGTGCGCGGCCGGCGCCGCCGCGACGATCGCCGCCGCCGCGCCCGCGATCAGCCAGCGGCCGATCCCTTGCTTCTGGTTCATCGAAACCCCTGTGTGGTTGGTCTGGTCGGCCTGTCAGCCATTGGTAAACCTGATCGGCGATTGTAGCGAGGCGCATCGCGCGGCCCTAAGATTCAATCGTCCTTAGGTCACAACCAAAAGTCATTTGACGACGTGCCGGCCGCCGCGCGGGGCTGGCCGCCGGGCGCGGCGCGATGCTAAGATGGCCGCTCGTTTCCTCACGGTCCCGCCATGTCGCCCTTCGCGATTTCGCTCCTGTCGCCCTGCCAGCTTCGCGCCGCCTCGTCCGGGTCGGCCGCCGTGCTCGCGCGCGCAGCCGTGCTGAAACTGAAAAAACGACTTCTCGACTGACGGGGAGTCGCGTCCCGTCAGGCGTGAAGCCGGACGGGAATCCACCTGGGTCGCTCGACCCTGCCACTCCCCGGTCCGGCGCCCGCCGGCGGAACGTTCCCTCCATCACCACGTTCCCGACCGAGGTTTTGCATGTCCATCGATTTTTCCGGTATCTGGCTGCCGATCGTCACGCCCTTCGCGGGCGAGGCCGTCGATCACGACGCGCTCGCGCGGCTCGCCCGGCATTACGGCCAGGCCGGCATCGCCGGCTTCGTCGCCTGCGCGACCACCGGCGAGGGCGCCCTGCTCGACGCCGACGAACAGGCCGCCGTGTTCGCCACGCTGCGCGCCGCCGTGCCGGCCGCGCCGATCGTGCTGGGGCTCTCGCGCAGCGCGACGCGCGGCGCGGTGCAACGCGCGCGCGAGCTGGCCGCGCTCGCGCCCGACGGCCTGCTGGTCACGCCGCCCACCTATGTAAGGCCGACCCAGGACGGCATCCGCCGCCACTTCGAGGCGCTCGCGCAAGCCGCCGACCTGCCGCTGCTGGTCTACAACATCCCGTATCGCACCGGGGTGAACGTCGAGCTCGATACCTTGAAGGCACTGGCCGAGGACGCGCGGATCGCCGGCATCAAGGAATGCGGCGGCTCGATCGACCGGATGATGCGGCTCGTGCACGAGACGCCGCTGCGCGTGTTCTCCGGCGACGACAACCAGAACTTCGCGGCGCATTGCGTGGGCGCGCACGGCGCGATCGCGAGCTCGGCGCACCTGTTCCCGGCCCTGCACGTACGGGTGCGCGAGCGGATCCTGGCCGGCGAGCTGGCCGAGGCGCGGCGGCTCGCGGTGGCGCTGCAGCCGCTGGTGCAGGTGCTGTTCGAGGAACCGAACCCGGCGCCGGTGAAGGCCGCGCTGGCCGACGAGGGCTGGTGCGCGAACGCCTTGCGGCTGCCCTTCGTGCCGGCCGGCGAGGCGCTGGTGGAGAGGATGCGGCGCGTGATCGAGACGGTTCAGCGGACCGAGGCGGCGTCGACGGCCTGAGCCAGGCGGCGCGGCACGCTCGCGCCGGGCTTCACGCGCGCGTCGCACCGGCGGGCGATACTATGGCCCGCCCTCAACCGCCCGCGCCAAGGAGATCCGAGATGTTCCGAGCGGCTGCCCTGTCCGTCCTGTCGATCACGCTGATGCTGGCCGCCTGCAGCGACGATTCGCACCCGGCCCCGCCCGCCGATGCGGCCTCGTCGCCCTCGGCGAGCGGCGGCGAGGCCAGCGCGTTCAACGGCGGCGCCGCCTCCGCGCCGGTGCCGGCCTCGGGGCAACCGCCGCTGGCGCCGCCGGTGGTCCACTACCCGCCCGCGACGGGCGCCTCGGAGGCCGAACCGCCGCCCGGCGGCCCCGGCAACCCAGGCTCGGCGGTGCCGCCCGGCGGCGCGCCGAACGGCGATGCAAACGGCGACGCCGGCCCGCCCTCGGGCATCCCGCCCAGCCGCTTGCCCGATTCGGGCGCGGGCAATACGCGCTCGCGCGGCTGAAGCGCGCGAGGCGCTTCGGGAATCGGCGGAATCGGCGTGTGACGGGCGGCGCGAGCGCCGCTCAGATCGCGAAGGCCGGCGCGCGCTGCGGCAGGCTCGGCGCGCGACGCTCGAGCCGCTCGCCTTCCTCGTCGTCGCGAAAGCGCTGAGGCGCCGCGCAATGGACCAGCGTATCGATGAAATACTTGGCGCGCGGCCAGGGCCCGAAGCCCGACGCGGTATTGATATGGCCCGCGTCGCCGAGATTGACGAAGGCGCTGCCCAGATGGCGCGCCAGCTCGCGCGCGTCGGCCAGCGCCATCCAGGGATCGGTCTCGCTGCCGATCAGGATCGAGGGCACCGGCAGGCGCCGCGCCTCGAAGCTGCCGGCGAAGGCGAACTTGGCCGGGCTGGCGGGTGCCACGAACAGCACGCCGGCCACGTCCGCGGCCAGGTCGCCGCGCAGCAGCGCGTGGGCCGCGGCCAGGCAGCCGAAGCTGTGCGCGGCCAGCACGAAGGGGCCGCGTTCGCGCGCCAGCGTGTCGCGCACCGCATTGGCCCAGCGCGCCAGATGCGGTGCCTCCCAATCGTCCTGCTCGATACGCAGCGTGCGCGCGAACTGACGCTCCAGCCAGGACTGCCAGTGGGCGCCCTCGCTGCCATGCAGGCCGGGCACGGTCACGACACGCGGCGGCCACGCCGATTTGCTGCAGTTGGACATCGCATCTCCCTCGCTAGCGGTCGAACCCGGATCGATTGTCGGCCGCGTGCCGGGCCCGGCGAACCAATTTTTCCTGCTTAGCAATTTCGACGCTGCGGCGCCAGATCGCACGACGCCGTAGAATGGCCGTTTCCGCGCGACGGGGCCGGATTCCGATGTCGATTCCCGGCCACATGTGCGCGCGACACAAGACCGGGACGATCCCGGCGCCAGCCAGAAAGCAGCCCCTTACCGTTTCGCGCGCCCGCCGCATCGGCGCGCGCGCAAGCCCGACGACGATCATGCAGATCCTGTTCCACTACATCAACGGTGATTTCGACGAATGGCAGCGCGAGCTGCGCGCGCGGCTGCCCGAAGCGACGCTGCGCGCCTGGCAGCCCGGCGACACGGCGCGCGCCGACTACGCGCTGGTGTGGCGCCCGCCCGCCGAGATGCTGGCGCCGCGCGAGGGCCTGAAGGCGGTGTTCAATCTCGGCGCCGGCGTCGACGCGCTGCTGGCCCTGGAGCGCGAGCGCCCCGGCACGCTGCCGGCCGGCGTGCCGCTGGTGCGGCTCGAGGACAGCGGCATGGCGCAGCAGATGATCGAGTACATCGCCTATGGCGCGCTGCGCTACCTGCGCCGCTTCGACGACTACGCCGCGCTGCAGCGCGAGCATCGCTGGCAGCGGCTCGACGCGCATGCGCGCCGCGACTTCGCGGTCGGCGTGCTCGGGCTCGGCGCGCTGGGCACCCCGGTGGCGCGCGCGCTGGCCGGGCTGGGCCTGACGGTGCGCGGCTTCAGCCGAAGCGCGAAGTCGATCGAGGGCATCGCCTGCTTCCACGGCACGCCGCGCGCCGGCGATGCCGGCTTCGAGGCCTTCGCCGACGGCCTCAAGCTGCTGGTCAACCTGCTGCCGAGCACGCCCGATACCGAGGGCGTGCTCAACGCCGAGACCTTCCGGCGCCTCGCCCCGCATGCCTACCTGATCAACGTGGCGCGCGGCGCGCACCTGGTCGAGGCCGACCTGCTGGAGGCGCTCGCCGCCGGCCGCATCGAGGCGGCCCTGCTCGACGTGCTGCGCGAGGAACCGCTGCCGGCCGGCCATCCGTTCTGGAGCCATCCGCGCATCAGCATCACGCCGCACATCTCGGCCGATACCGAACGCGACAGCGCGCTCGCGCAGATCGCCGCGAAGATCCGCGCCTTCGAGCGCGGCGAGCCG contains:
- the arsC gene encoding arsenate reductase (glutaredoxin) (This arsenate reductase requires both glutathione and glutaredoxin to convert arsenate to arsenite, after which the efflux transporter formed by ArsA and ArsB can extrude the arsenite from the cell, providing resistance.), with protein sequence MSEVTIYHNPDCGTSRNTLAMIRHAGIEPRIVHYLLTPPDRDTLLGLIAAMGIAPRELLRRKDTPHEALGLDDPAWRDEQLIDFMLAHPILINRPIVVTPRGTRLCRPSETVLELLPAGPRGPFAKEDGEVVIDAEGRRVRPA
- the arsH gene encoding arsenical resistance protein ArsH, with the translated sequence MSAPLDTLLPQLDAAAFRVPALAELLGKPAPDHAPRFLLLHGSLRERSYSRLLAQEAARLLSAMGGEVRLYDPHGLPLPDDAPETHPKVAELRELAQWSEGMVWCSPERHGAMTGIMKSQIDWIPLASGAIRPTQGKTLALMQVSGGSQSFNALNQMRVLGRWMRMLTIPNQSSVAKAYQEFDEDGRMKPSPYFDRVVDVMEELMKFTLLTRGAGSYLVDRYSERREQAEALSKRMNQASL
- a CDS encoding sulfate ABC transporter substrate-binding protein, translated to MNQKQGIGRWLIAGAAAAIVAAAPAAHADTALLNVSYDVTRELYKDIDAGFAAAWKQKTGETVSIRQSHGASSAQALSVLQGLQADVVTMNQPNDIDLLAERGQLLPKDWRKRLPDNSSPYSTTMVFLVRHGNPKQIRDWSDLAKPGVQVVIANPKTSGNGRYAYLAAWGYQKLKGASDEQALEFEKAIFRNVPVLDAGGRGATTTFTQREIGDVLVTFENEVALMDSGSSGQQFDAVYPSSSILAEPPVALVDKVVDKKGTRKVAQAYLDYLYSPAGQEIIAQHHLRPRDPAVLKQHAAEFKPLKTFSVEQVFGSWDQVQKTHFADGGTFDRIVVDRK
- the dapA gene encoding 4-hydroxy-tetrahydrodipicolinate synthase — its product is MSIDFSGIWLPIVTPFAGEAVDHDALARLARHYGQAGIAGFVACATTGEGALLDADEQAAVFATLRAAVPAAPIVLGLSRSATRGAVQRARELAALAPDGLLVTPPTYVRPTQDGIRRHFEALAQAADLPLLVYNIPYRTGVNVELDTLKALAEDARIAGIKECGGSIDRMMRLVHETPLRVFSGDDNQNFAAHCVGAHGAIASSAHLFPALHVRVRERILAGELAEARRLAVALQPLVQVLFEEPNPAPVKAALADEGWCANALRLPFVPAGEALVERMRRVIETVQRTEAASTA
- a CDS encoding RBBP9/YdeN family alpha/beta hydrolase, which codes for MSNCSKSAWPPRVVTVPGLHGSEGAHWQSWLERQFARTLRIEQDDWEAPHLARWANAVRDTLARERGPFVLAAHSFGCLAAAHALLRGDLAADVAGVLFVAPASPAKFAFAGSFEARRLPVPSILIGSETDPWMALADARELARHLGSAFVNLGDAGHINTASGFGPWPRAKYFIDTLVHCAAPQRFRDDEEGERLERRAPSLPQRAPAFAI
- a CDS encoding 2-hydroxyacid dehydrogenase; this encodes MQILFHYINGDFDEWQRELRARLPEATLRAWQPGDTARADYALVWRPPAEMLAPREGLKAVFNLGAGVDALLALERERPGTLPAGVPLVRLEDSGMAQQMIEYIAYGALRYLRRFDDYAALQREHRWQRLDAHARRDFAVGVLGLGALGTPVARALAGLGLTVRGFSRSAKSIEGIACFHGTPRAGDAGFEAFADGLKLLVNLLPSTPDTEGVLNAETFRRLAPHAYLINVARGAHLVEADLLEALAAGRIEAALLDVLREEPLPAGHPFWSHPRISITPHISADTERDSALAQIAAKIRAFERGEPVGGIVDLARGY